The sequence below is a genomic window from Acidobacteriota bacterium.
GGTAGAGGGCGTTCGCCAGCTCCTCCGCGCAGGGCTCGTAGGAGATCCGCTGGATGTCGATGGCGACGAGAGCCCCCTCGGGGGTCACGATGAAGTTCCGCCGGTTCGCGTCGTTGAGGCACAGGTGGTACGTGGAGAGCTTGAGGATCATCGGCATCCAGGCGTTGAACCGCGCCCCCGCCTCCTTGACCTCCGCGGGGCCGAGCGTGCCGGCGGCGCCGAGCTCGCGGATCATCCGCAGGGCGGCGGTCATCGTGGTCTTCGCGTAGGGCCTCAGCTCGCCGAGGAGCGTCGGAGCCCCCCACCGCGTCCGCGTCGCGGTGTGGTACCGGGCGAGGAGGCGCGCGACGGCGAGCGCCACCCCCGGCTCGTCGGGGGATTCCAGGGCGCGCGTCCCCTCGATCCACGACTCGGTGGTCGCGTAGCGGGGGTAGCCGTTCGTGCGCGAGAACCGGTTGAAGGGGTGAAGGTCGGCGTGCCTGAGGCGCGGCGCCGGCAAATCGAGACGCTCGAGGTGCCTGAGGGCGATCGACGACCGCCGGGCCCGGCCGAGGTCCGCGTAGAACCGCACCAGGAGCGACGGCGCGCGCTCGATCGTGATCTTCCACGCCGACGAGCTCGTCCCCCCTCCTCCCGGCCGTCCCACGACGAACGGGTGGTTCTCGAGATGCAGGGAGGGGAGGACGACGCCGCTCGCGTAACCGTACACGTCGAAGGTGGTCTCGGACATGGGTGTTATAATCCGGCTCTTGTGATCGGTTGGGTCGACCGCGATGGCGCTTACCGCCGCAACGTAGGCCGGCCGGGCATGAGCTGACCGGCGGATTGAACAATTCCGGCGGCCCGCCGTCAAGCCCCGCGGCCCGGCGGCGGATTTCCACGACATCCATGCGACCTGGAGGCGGACGGCCCATGCGCGTTCTTCACACCGATTTCCATAGAGGATGGGGAGGCCAGGCCGCCCGCGTCCTCATGGTGTGCCGGGAGCTGAAAGACGCGGGGCACGTCGCGACCATCGCGGCCCCCCCGGGGGAGCTGACGCGGCGCGCGCGCGAGGCGGGCCTCCCCGTGGACGACGGGTTCACCTTCGCCCCGCCCGCTCGGGCCCTCTCGTTCCTCGCCGATGGGCGTCGTCTCCGGAGGCTCGTTCTTGGCGGCGCGTTCGATCTCCTCCACACGCACGGGTCGCAGGACACCTGGGTCGCGGCCTCTCTCCGGGCGGTGGGCGCCCTCCCGTGCGCGTTCGTGGCCACGCGGCACAACACCAAGCGGGTCCGCTTCAACGCGGCGAACCGCTGGCTCTACGGCCGCGCCATCGATCATCTCGTTCTGGTCAGCGACAGCGTGCGCGACAACTTCCGCCCCTTCTTCGAGTCCGGCCTCCTCACGGAGGATCGCGTCTCGGTCGCCCACTCGGCGTACCGCGAGGATCTCTTCCACGAGCGGGTCGACGCGGCGCCGGTGCGGAAGGCGCTGGGGATCGAGGGGAACGGGCCGGTCATCGGCGTGCTGGCCCGCCTCGTCGAGGACAAGGGGCACACGCATCTCTTCCGGGCCTTCCGCGAGATCCGGGCGAAGCATCCGGAGGCGGTTCTCCTCGTGGCAGGACATGGGCCGCTCGAGGGGAAGCTGAGGCGCGAGGCCGAGGGGCTGGGCCTCGGTGAGTCGATCCGCTTCCTCGGGTTCCGGGACGACGCCGCGGTGATCACGTCGCTCCTCGACGTCTCCGTCCTCCCCTCGATCGGCTGCGACGCCTCGTCCGCGTCGATCAAGGAGGCAATGGCCGTGGGAACGCCCATCGTCGCGACCGACGTCGGCGGCGCCCGCGAGATCCTGAAGGACGGCGTGACCGGGCTCGTCGTTCCCCCGGGGGACGCCCCCGCCCTCGCGGCGGCCATCCTCTCGGTGGTCGGGGACGCACGGCGCGCGAGAACGATGGGGGAGAGGGCGCGGGAGGACGTGAGGGCGCGGTTCGGCCCGCGGATTCTCGCCCGCGCGGAGCTCGCAGTCTACGAGAAGGTGCTCGCCGCCAGGTCGCACACCCACGCGCCTCCCGCCCCGAGCGCGGCGCGGGCGACGGGAGGGCGGCGTTGAGCCCGACCCTCGCCGAGTCGATGCCGAAGGGAGAGCGCGGCGTCATGCGGATCTACGTCCGCATGATCGGGTACCTCCGCCCGTACTTGCTGCGCGTCGCGCAGGTGGTCGTCCTCTCGCTCCTCGTCGCCGGGCTCCAGATCGGATCGCTCGGCGCGATGAAGCCCCTCTTCGACACCCTCTTCGCGGGCGAGGAGGCCGATTTCAAGCTGGCCCTCGTCGTCACCGACAGCCAGGGGCGCCTCGTGGACGGGATCCGCATCCGGCCGAAGATGCCCGACGGGTGGAAGTCGAAGTTCGGCCGCGAGGGGCGCGTCCTCGAGCACGACGTGCTGACGCTCGAAGGGCGCCGGGAGATGATCGACTACGACATCCCCCTCATGCTGACGAACCGGACGGGCAGGACGATCGAAGGGCTCAACGTCCGCGCCGAGACGATCGGCCGCGGCTGGGACGGGAAGATCGAGATCCCGCCGGGCCTCCGCATCGAGGACGGCGCCAAAACGAAGCTGAACCTGAGGCTCGAGCCCGATCGCCGCGAGCCCCTCTTCCGCGCCCCCATCTGGAAGACGAGCCTCGGCAAGGTCGCCGCCGAGTGGATCCAGACGAACGTCTTCGCGAACAAGTTCCATGCGCTCCTCATCATCTCCGCCTTCATCCTCGGCGCGACCTTCCTGAAGTCGGCGTTCGGCTACTACAAGGGGTACTGGTCCAACTTCCTCGCGCGCCGGACGCTCATGGACATTAGGCGCGAGCTCTTCGACAGCATCATCTCCCAGTCGATCGCGTACTTCGATCGCCGCAAGTCCGGGCACATCATCTCGCGGTTCACGAACTCCCTGAACCAGATGAACAAGGGGATGACGTCGCTCCTCCAGGACGTCGTCCTCGAGCCGATGATCCTCGTCGGCTCCCTCGTCCTCGCCTTCTCGATCAACCCCGGCCTGGCGACGATCGGCATCCTCATCTTCCCGCTCAACTACCTGCTGATCATGGTGACC
It includes:
- a CDS encoding glycosyltransferase family 4 protein, encoding MRVLHTDFHRGWGGQAARVLMVCRELKDAGHVATIAAPPGELTRRAREAGLPVDDGFTFAPPARALSFLADGRRLRRLVLGGAFDLLHTHGSQDTWVAASLRAVGALPCAFVATRHNTKRVRFNAANRWLYGRAIDHLVLVSDSVRDNFRPFFESGLLTEDRVSVAHSAYREDLFHERVDAAPVRKALGIEGNGPVIGVLARLVEDKGHTHLFRAFREIRAKHPEAVLLVAGHGPLEGKLRREAEGLGLGESIRFLGFRDDAAVITSLLDVSVLPSIGCDASSASIKEAMAVGTPIVATDVGGAREILKDGVTGLVVPPGDAPALAAAILSVVGDARRARTMGERAREDVRARFGPRILARAELAVYEKVLAARSHTHAPPAPSAARATGGRR
- a CDS encoding aminoglycoside phosphotransferase family protein, which produces MSETTFDVYGYASGVVLPSLHLENHPFVVGRPGGGGTSSSAWKITIERAPSLLVRFYADLGRARRSSIALRHLERLDLPAPRLRHADLHPFNRFSRTNGYPRYATTESWIEGTRALESPDEPGVALAVARLLARYHTATRTRWGAPTLLGELRPYAKTTMTAALRMIRELGAAGTLGPAEVKEAGARFNAWMPMILKLSTYHLCLNDANRRNFIVTPEGALVAIDIQRISYEPCAEELANALYHFCRRDEILAGRFVETYLAGAGASARETWRRSGPFYTALNTLKRLHRRFASGEPSDADPNVPLAAWKQILTSLAPPQRMWPEPGSDPPEDSTELSRQLM